A stretch of the Candidatus Neptunochlamydia vexilliferae genome encodes the following:
- a CDS encoding phosphatidate cytidylyltransferase gives MLKMSMFPLLTPPIIWAFIGILSLLLAFQVFVWVRGKTERFKDLQPRLTAWWYILGIFLIAFLTRQWCFILLWMGVSFLALREFFNAIPTDEEHKQVRLWLYLSIPVQYAFILIDYYSLFLIFIPVYVYLLFPVRMIIVGKTEHFLQSMGSYFWGIMMAGYSLSYVAYLAPFSSRMGFKAGPLGLMIFLLVLTELNDAAQYMWGKLFGKHKVVPKISPKKSVEGLVGGIITTSLLAMVFAPFLTPLTLPWAALVGFLIGIGGFFGDVTMSALKRDMHVKDFGTLLPGHGGLLDRVDSLVFTAPLFFHLLYWKLG, from the coding sequence ATGTTAAAAATGTCAATGTTTCCCCTTCTGACACCCCCAATCATCTGGGCATTTATCGGAATTCTCAGCCTCCTTTTAGCCTTTCAAGTTTTTGTTTGGGTGCGGGGGAAAACAGAGCGATTTAAAGACCTCCAGCCCCGACTGACCGCTTGGTGGTATATTCTAGGAATTTTTTTGATCGCCTTTCTCACAAGACAGTGGTGTTTTATCCTTCTTTGGATGGGGGTGAGTTTTTTAGCTCTCCGCGAATTTTTCAATGCCATTCCGACCGACGAGGAGCACAAACAGGTCCGTCTCTGGCTCTATCTTTCGATTCCGGTGCAATATGCCTTTATCCTCATTGACTACTACAGCCTCTTCCTCATCTTTATCCCGGTCTATGTCTATCTCCTCTTCCCGGTTCGGATGATTATTGTGGGGAAGACCGAACATTTTCTCCAATCGATGGGCTCCTATTTTTGGGGGATAATGATGGCGGGGTATAGTCTTAGTTACGTTGCCTACCTGGCTCCGTTTTCAAGCCGGATGGGCTTTAAGGCGGGACCATTAGGGCTCATGATTTTCCTCCTAGTTCTCACTGAGCTCAATGATGCAGCGCAGTACATGTGGGGGAAGCTCTTTGGGAAGCATAAAGTTGTCCCCAAGATCAGTCCCAAAAAGTCTGTAGAAGGGCTTGTCGGCGGCATCATCACGACAAGTCTTTTAGCGATGGTTTTTGCCCCGTTTCTGACGCCCCTGACCCTTCCCTGGGCAGCGCTTGTTGGTTTTCTCATTGGAATTGGAGGTTTTTTCGGCGATGTGACGATGTCGGCGCTAAAGCGGGACATGCATGTGAAGGATTTTGGGACCCTTCTGCCAGGTCACGGCGGATTGCTTGATCGGGTTGACAGCCTCGTCTTTACCGCACCCCTCTTTTTCCACCTCCTCTACTGGAAACTGGGGTAG
- a CDS encoding CDP-alcohol phosphatidyltransferase family protein — protein sequence MDVGVYNLKYPFRKMIGFLIPFFREISPNRISWSLVPIGAVTAFLYFFAPSAPLLYLLGALFILVRMVVGTMDGLIAVKFQKSSPMGEMINRIAPEVCDILLMLGVVFSAPEYLKIGAIALAMCWAVTFFGLIGLTAGKKIQSVGPVGQTDRVVALGIFSILQLLSSSFGWGLDFIFLFLVWVVIGSFLTLALRVARNFKVS from the coding sequence ATGGATGTTGGTGTTTATAATCTCAAGTACCCTTTCAGAAAAATGATCGGTTTTCTTATCCCCTTCTTCAGAGAAATCAGTCCAAATCGGATCAGCTGGTCCTTAGTCCCCATTGGGGCGGTCACTGCTTTCCTCTACTTTTTTGCTCCAAGCGCTCCTCTCCTCTATTTGTTAGGCGCTCTATTTATTTTAGTGCGGATGGTCGTGGGAACGATGGATGGGTTGATCGCTGTAAAGTTTCAGAAGAGCTCCCCCATGGGTGAGATGATCAACCGGATCGCTCCTGAAGTTTGTGACATCCTCTTGATGCTAGGGGTCGTCTTCTCGGCGCCTGAGTATTTGAAGATCGGAGCAATTGCTCTGGCAATGTGCTGGGCGGTTACTTTCTTCGGCCTGATTGGCTTAACAGCTGGAAAAAAGATCCAAAGTGTTGGCCCCGTTGGACAAACCGACCGGGTCGTTGCCCTAGGAATCTTCTCAATCCTCCAGCTATTGAGCTCAAGCTTTGGGTGGGGACTCGACTTCATCTTCCTTTTCCTCGTCTGGGTGGTGATCGGCAGCTTCTTGACTTTGGCTCTGAGAGTCGCGCGAAATTTTAAAGTATCGTGA
- a CDS encoding aminotransferase class V-fold PLP-dependent enzyme: MTPSNYYPVLKEGIFLNHAATAPVSYRTIERMQALCGEMKEPLGKHFYEALGVMEQTRRLLADLLGCHPGELAFTPNTSSSLSLVAQCLDFKAGDRVLIPRDEFPSNRYVWQNIKRVECSFFDIPHDVSLTEVLERENLEGVRLISVSLVSYLTGKKHDMQAFGEFCKKRGIISCVDAIQGVGTFPINLKESPVDFFVGAAQKWLLGPIGCGYFYIRKELIDKVHVPFVGWTSVRYPENFERMPLEFADEATRFEAGLPNIVSIGGLHASLTELQEFGWDHIYGQIEKNTRYLAERLDPLVPYEELGAIVTFKLPEKVHPKKLAAKLAAKKITVTARSDYVRVSPHFYNTEEELETFVKTIGAELKNHHLFFPEKSPRDREGRILLVGATGTLGKEIALYLMEKGFQVMGIGRNRSVLDELSKQEAFEETSLELTDRQAIKTFLRETPHTYSGLINCAGMVDVEPVTSLDDEKLVEMFAVNTLAPTLFMQWFASQPGPLGVLNIVSPLGQGGYPLLGGYGSTYAALEILTQALEREKKDLHVTTYFSSPMHSPMQKDIGRAALRYFKMEGTFNYRHAEEVAREAVDAFLAKKRRVMSFKNRLQFFLNRFAPKFVTRKIEKVWLP, encoded by the coding sequence ATGACACCATCTAATTACTATCCGGTTTTAAAGGAGGGCATTTTCCTCAACCACGCGGCAACGGCACCTGTCTCCTACCGCACAATTGAGCGAATGCAAGCGCTATGTGGGGAAATGAAAGAACCTCTTGGAAAGCATTTCTATGAAGCCCTCGGCGTCATGGAGCAAACCCGTCGCCTCTTGGCCGACCTTTTGGGCTGCCACCCTGGTGAACTGGCTTTTACCCCGAACACCTCTTCATCTCTGAGCTTGGTTGCGCAGTGTCTTGACTTCAAAGCGGGAGACCGGGTCCTCATCCCGCGGGATGAATTCCCCTCAAATCGCTACGTCTGGCAAAATATCAAGAGGGTTGAGTGTTCCTTTTTTGATATTCCCCATGATGTGTCGCTTACTGAAGTGCTGGAAAGGGAAAACCTGGAGGGCGTCCGCCTCATTTCTGTGAGCCTCGTCAGCTATTTGACGGGAAAAAAACATGACATGCAGGCTTTTGGAGAGTTTTGTAAAAAGCGGGGGATCATCAGCTGCGTCGATGCGATTCAAGGGGTGGGCACTTTCCCGATCAACCTCAAAGAGTCCCCTGTCGACTTCTTTGTGGGTGCGGCTCAAAAGTGGCTCCTTGGCCCCATCGGGTGTGGCTATTTTTATATCCGTAAGGAGCTCATCGATAAGGTCCATGTCCCCTTTGTGGGGTGGACCAGTGTCCGCTACCCAGAAAATTTTGAGAGGATGCCCCTCGAGTTTGCGGATGAAGCAACCCGTTTTGAGGCGGGCCTCCCCAACATCGTCTCGATTGGAGGGCTTCACGCCTCTCTAACCGAACTTCAGGAGTTTGGTTGGGATCATATCTATGGGCAGATTGAGAAAAATACCCGCTATTTGGCGGAAAGACTCGACCCTCTCGTTCCCTATGAAGAGCTAGGGGCCATCGTCACCTTTAAACTCCCCGAAAAGGTCCACCCGAAAAAACTTGCAGCAAAGCTCGCAGCAAAAAAAATCACCGTCACGGCGCGGAGTGACTACGTCCGAGTTTCTCCCCACTTTTATAACACTGAGGAGGAGCTTGAAACATTTGTGAAAACGATCGGGGCAGAGCTGAAAAACCACCACCTCTTTTTCCCTGAGAAAAGCCCTCGAGATCGGGAGGGACGGATCCTCCTTGTGGGTGCAACGGGAACGCTTGGAAAAGAGATTGCCCTTTACCTTATGGAAAAGGGATTTCAGGTGATGGGAATCGGTCGCAACCGCTCGGTCCTTGATGAGCTCTCAAAACAGGAGGCTTTTGAAGAGACCTCCCTTGAGCTAACCGACCGGCAGGCGATCAAAACCTTTTTACGGGAAACGCCTCATACTTATAGCGGCCTGATCAACTGCGCGGGAATGGTCGACGTGGAGCCGGTAACCTCTTTGGACGATGAAAAACTCGTTGAGATGTTTGCAGTGAATACCTTGGCTCCCACTCTGTTCATGCAGTGGTTTGCCTCTCAACCAGGTCCTTTGGGGGTTTTAAATATCGTCTCTCCTTTGGGACAAGGGGGGTATCCCCTTCTGGGAGGCTACGGATCGACCTATGCAGCGCTTGAAATTCTGACTCAAGCGCTCGAAAGGGAGAAAAAGGACCTCCATGTGACAACTTACTTCTCTTCTCCAATGCACTCCCCAATGCAAAAAGACATTGGAAGGGCGGCCCTCCGCTATTTTAAGATGGAAGGAACCTTTAACTACCGCCATGCAGAAGAGGTGGCGCGCGAAGCGGTCGATGCTTTTTTGGCTAAAAAAAGACGGGTGATGAGCTTTAAAAATCGGCTCCAGTTTTTCTTAAACCGCTTTGCCCCGAAATTTGTGACTCGAAAAATCGAAAAGGTCTGGCTCCCATGA